A window of Castanea sativa cultivar Marrone di Chiusa Pesio chromosome 1, ASM4071231v1 contains these coding sequences:
- the LOC142637417 gene encoding ras-related protein Rab7, which produces MSVRRRTLLKVIVLGDSGVGKTSLMNQYVHKKFSQQYKATIGADFVTKELQIDDRLVTLQIWDTAGQERFQSLGVAFYRGADCCVLAYDVNVMKSFDTLDNWHEEFLKQANPPNPRTFPFILLGNKIDVDGGNSRVVSEKKAKDWCASKGNIPYFETSAKEDYNVDAAFLCIAKTALANEREQDIYFQGIPEAVSESEPRSGCAC; this is translated from the exons ATGTCAGTGCGTAGGCGTACCTTGCTCAAGGTCATCGTTCTCGGCGACAGTGG GGTCGGCAAGACTTCGTTGATGAATCA ATATGTGCATAAGAAGTTTAGTCAGCAGTATAAAGCTACAATTGGTGCCGATTTCGTCACGAAAGAGCTCCAAATTGATGACAGGCTCGTCACTCTTCAA ATATGGGACACCGCAGGCCAAGAGCGGTTTCAAAGTCTTGGAGTTGCGTTTTATAGAGGCGCAGATTGCTGTGTTCTAGCTTATGACGTTAACGTCATGAAGTCGTTTGATACTCTTGATAATTGGCATGAGGAGTTTCTTAAACAG GCAAATCCACCTAACCCAAGGACATTTCCGTTTATATTGCTTGGAAACAAGATTGATGTTGATGGTGGGAATAGTCGAGTG GTTTCTGAGAAGAAAGCAAAGGATTGGTGTGCTTCAAAAGGCAACATACCTTACTTTGAGACATCAGCAAAAGAGGATTATAATGTTGACGCTGCATTTTTATGTATTGCCAAGACTGCTCTAGCCAATGAGCGTGAACAGGACAT ATATTTCCAGGGAATCCCTGAGGCTGTTTCAGAGTCTGAGCCAAGGAGTGGTTGCGCATGCTGA